A single Pseudoalteromonas rubra DNA region contains:
- a CDS encoding reprolysin-like metallopeptidase: protein MKKHLIALALSHVACTYAIADSPLWQSVDQHHAKPHNHQSQYLLDQSALHAQLSSLSGTQTTSLMLPLPDGKLVEFVLKPNQVMAPELASRFPQIKTFSGHQKNNPMHYGRFDLGPNGFFGVFNYQGQRVYLDPQPRAGQHHYRSYTGSSQPTGKKTLKQHAPRKQHRHTQMHDRLAQLAQNNDADTLPNSQITYRIAIATTGEYARFHGGSKETTLAAIVTMVNRINDVYERDLAIKFELVGDNDKLLFIDPNTDPFNNTDEDIDKISEQINTLIGADSYDIGHLVGTGGGGLAGFEVVCTELKAEGITGSEEPTNDAFHIDYVAHEIGHQLGADHTFNGEAGACGGNRAPGSAYEPASGSTIMGYTGICDEQDLQANSDPYFHIHSLDQMNRYARLSSGKNCGVHSERDNAKPQVNAGADRTIPARTPFTLSGTATDKEQDTLSYSWQQFDLGEASADKAQDSIDDGNRPLFRTFNPNSTPQRTLPKMADILSGQPSFGEAYATTTRALNFRLVVRDGHGGVSDDAVKIAVIGNEKGFAVTLPDGSSQWRGNTQLVKWHTADTENAPVACKNVDILLSADGGQTFATELAKQVPNSGQYEVKLGNIRTEQARIQVKCHDNIFFAINQGDFSINTESAGDTTPEITGQKPLSLDEDGSLQIKPGDLILAQTMTIDAITLADGENYQVTGTTLTPATHFHGELSVPVTVTSGTLTSAPYTLTVTVIPVNDAPEAKNDTYSVDFASKNNAFTVLDNDQDVDGDTLKINSVDYRGAGQVTISNNQLVYTPQDDFSGTEVFRYDIADGQGGSDYASVTVTVKADPNPDNGDDDKDDGNSGSFSPWALLSGLLLLRRRRR, encoded by the coding sequence ATGAAAAAACACCTAATTGCACTGGCCCTGTCACACGTCGCCTGTACGTATGCAATCGCGGATTCTCCGCTTTGGCAAAGCGTTGACCAACACCATGCCAAACCACACAATCATCAAAGCCAATACCTGTTGGATCAAAGTGCGCTGCACGCGCAGCTCAGTTCATTGAGTGGCACACAAACAACCTCTCTGATGCTCCCTCTGCCAGATGGCAAGCTGGTTGAATTTGTGCTCAAACCAAACCAAGTCATGGCGCCAGAACTGGCAAGCAGGTTCCCACAGATCAAAACATTCAGCGGTCATCAAAAAAACAACCCGATGCACTACGGACGATTTGATCTGGGGCCAAACGGCTTCTTTGGTGTCTTCAACTATCAGGGGCAACGTGTCTACCTGGACCCTCAACCACGTGCAGGACAGCACCACTACCGCAGCTACACTGGCAGCAGTCAGCCCACAGGCAAAAAGACACTGAAACAACACGCTCCACGTAAACAACATCGACATACTCAGATGCATGACCGTCTGGCACAGCTCGCACAGAACAATGATGCCGACACGCTGCCAAACTCTCAGATCACCTATCGCATTGCTATCGCTACCACAGGTGAATACGCCCGTTTTCATGGCGGTAGCAAAGAAACAACACTGGCGGCCATCGTCACTATGGTCAATCGGATTAACGACGTTTACGAGCGCGATCTGGCGATTAAATTTGAACTGGTTGGCGACAATGACAAATTGCTTTTTATCGACCCGAATACAGATCCTTTCAACAATACAGACGAAGACATAGATAAAATAAGTGAGCAAATCAATACCCTGATTGGTGCCGATAGCTATGACATTGGTCACCTGGTTGGTACAGGGGGTGGCGGTCTTGCCGGATTCGAAGTTGTTTGCACCGAACTCAAAGCGGAAGGGATCACCGGCAGCGAGGAGCCCACCAATGACGCCTTTCATATCGACTATGTTGCGCACGAAATAGGCCACCAACTGGGCGCCGATCACACCTTTAATGGCGAGGCGGGTGCTTGTGGTGGCAACCGCGCTCCAGGTAGTGCCTATGAACCGGCCAGTGGGTCAACCATCATGGGTTACACTGGCATTTGCGATGAGCAGGATCTGCAAGCCAATTCCGACCCTTATTTCCATATCCATTCTCTGGACCAAATGAATCGCTATGCCCGGCTATCATCGGGTAAAAACTGTGGGGTTCATAGCGAGCGCGACAATGCCAAACCACAAGTGAACGCCGGCGCAGATCGCACTATTCCAGCACGTACTCCCTTTACTTTAAGCGGCACAGCAACAGACAAAGAGCAGGACACTCTCAGCTACAGTTGGCAACAATTTGACCTAGGTGAGGCTTCTGCTGACAAAGCTCAGGACAGCATTGATGATGGTAATAGGCCGCTGTTCAGGACCTTTAACCCAAACAGCACGCCACAACGCACATTGCCAAAAATGGCAGATATATTGTCAGGTCAACCAAGTTTTGGCGAAGCCTATGCCACCACGACCAGAGCGCTTAACTTTCGCCTGGTTGTCAGAGATGGCCATGGCGGCGTAAGTGATGATGCCGTCAAAATCGCCGTAATTGGCAATGAAAAAGGCTTTGCCGTGACCTTACCAGACGGGTCAAGCCAATGGCGAGGCAACACACAGTTGGTGAAATGGCACACTGCCGACACAGAAAATGCCCCGGTTGCCTGCAAAAACGTGGATATTTTACTTTCCGCAGATGGCGGCCAGACATTTGCCACCGAGCTGGCTAAGCAAGTACCTAACTCTGGTCAGTATGAGGTAAAGCTCGGCAATATTCGCACCGAGCAAGCCCGCATTCAGGTCAAATGTCATGACAACATCTTCTTCGCAATCAACCAGGGTGACTTCAGTATCAATACTGAGTCCGCCGGTGACACAACGCCTGAGATCACAGGGCAAAAGCCGCTTAGCCTTGACGAAGATGGCAGCTTGCAGATAAAACCGGGTGATCTGATCCTGGCGCAAACAATGACCATAGACGCAATCACTCTGGCTGATGGTGAAAACTACCAGGTCACGGGTACAACACTCACACCTGCTACGCACTTTCATGGCGAACTCAGTGTGCCGGTAACGGTTACCAGCGGCACACTCACCAGTGCGCCTTACACACTCACCGTCACAGTAATACCTGTCAATGATGCACCTGAGGCTAAAAACGATACATACAGCGTTGACTTTGCATCGAAAAATAATGCGTTCACTGTACTCGACAACGATCAGGATGTGGATGGTGATACGCTGAAGATAAACAGCGTGGATTATCGTGGTGCAGGCCAGGTGACCATAAGCAATAATCAGTTAGTGTATACACCACAAGACGATTTTTCCGGCACTGAAGTCTTTCGCTATGATATCGCAGATGGACAAGGGGGCAGCGACTATGCAAGCGTAACAGTGACCGTTAAAGCGGATCCCAATCCGGATAATGGAGACGATGATAAAGACGATGGCAACTCAGGCTCATTCAGCCCTTGGGCACTACTGAGTGGATTGTTGCTGCTGCGCAGACGACGCCGCTAA
- a CDS encoding beta-1,6-galactofuranosyltransferase encodes MSRKVYIARNYRSKFDAAGKAKMDCETILQNNGWQNIGFKQTWIANSILGTLISALGVSWALLRLKSGSTVCLQYPFNKFYGYCLWGAKLKNSKVLTLVHDVRSLKGKYGHSEKEIKMLNKSDQLIVHNDKMRAWFEEQNIQAEIANIEAFDYLHTDNPNAHRTPTDYEQIRVVFAGNMGPFVYELDALERGNFKFDLYGVGYDEKKVKNINNTILDYKGCFPSDKVIDHIDGDFGLVWYGNTLDTCDGVTGQYLKYNNPHKLSLYLLCDMPIIIWDKAAMADFVEEQGIGFKVSSLRDIKTRLAELTPEQIDQMKENVQRVKADVQSGQYLTRALDRLV; translated from the coding sequence ATGAGTCGTAAAGTTTATATCGCAAGAAACTACCGTTCTAAGTTCGATGCGGCCGGTAAGGCAAAGATGGACTGTGAGACCATTCTACAGAACAACGGTTGGCAAAATATCGGCTTTAAACAGACCTGGATTGCAAATTCAATACTGGGTACGCTGATCAGTGCACTGGGCGTGAGTTGGGCGCTGTTGAGACTGAAGTCCGGCAGCACGGTGTGCCTGCAGTATCCGTTTAACAAATTTTATGGTTACTGCTTGTGGGGCGCAAAACTGAAAAACAGTAAAGTGCTGACCCTGGTGCACGACGTGCGTAGCCTCAAAGGTAAGTACGGCCACTCAGAAAAAGAAATTAAGATGCTGAATAAATCAGACCAGCTGATCGTGCATAACGACAAAATGCGGGCCTGGTTTGAAGAGCAGAACATACAGGCTGAGATTGCCAACATCGAAGCGTTTGACTATCTGCATACCGATAACCCGAATGCTCACCGTACGCCAACGGACTATGAGCAAATTCGGGTCGTGTTTGCTGGTAACATGGGTCCATTTGTGTATGAGCTGGATGCGCTTGAGCGCGGCAACTTCAAGTTTGATCTGTATGGTGTTGGTTATGATGAGAAGAAAGTCAAAAACATCAACAATACGATACTGGACTACAAAGGCTGTTTTCCATCAGACAAAGTGATTGATCATATTGATGGGGACTTTGGCCTGGTTTGGTATGGCAATACACTGGATACCTGTGATGGTGTGACGGGTCAGTACCTTAAGTACAACAATCCGCATAAATTGTCTCTGTATTTGTTGTGTGATATGCCGATCATCATCTGGGACAAAGCAGCAATGGCTGATTTTGTTGAGGAGCAGGGGATAGGTTTTAAAGTCAGTTCGTTGCGTGACATTAAAACCCGCCTTGCGGAGCTGACACCAGAGCAAATCGATCAGATGAAGGAGAATGTTCAAAGAGTAAAAGCGGATGTGCAGTCGGGTCAGTATCTGACTCGTGCTTTGGACAGGCTGGTTTAA
- the glf gene encoding UDP-galactopyranose mutase produces the protein MNEAQYDYLIVGAGLFGAVFAREATDQGKKVLVIDKRDHTGGNIYCEQVEGINVHKYGAHIFHTSNQQVWDYVNRYVTFNHYVNSPVARHEDKLYNLPFNMNTFYQLWGVTTPQQAKEKIAEARAPYADLTPQNLEEQALYLGGRDLYEKLIKGYTEKQWGRPATEIPAFIIKRLPFRFTFDNNYFNDRYQGIPIGGYNALTDALFEGVEVRTGVNYFEDAENLNKLADKVLYTGKIDEFFGCQFGKLEYRSLHFETQVLDEENYQGNAVVNYTERDVPYTRILEHKHFEFGTQEKTVVTKEYPHEFSKDNEPYYPINDETNNALLARYQELAKTAPYADKFIFGGRLADYKYYDMDDTIEAALALTGKELA, from the coding sequence ATGAATGAAGCTCAATACGATTACTTGATTGTCGGTGCAGGCCTGTTTGGTGCTGTATTCGCTAGAGAAGCAACTGATCAGGGCAAAAAAGTCCTGGTGATAGATAAGCGCGACCATACCGGTGGTAATATCTACTGTGAACAGGTTGAAGGGATTAACGTGCACAAGTACGGTGCGCATATTTTTCATACCAGCAATCAGCAGGTGTGGGATTACGTAAATCGTTATGTGACATTCAATCACTATGTCAACTCGCCGGTTGCCAGACACGAAGACAAGCTTTATAACCTGCCTTTTAATATGAATACCTTTTATCAGCTGTGGGGCGTGACTACACCCCAGCAGGCAAAAGAGAAAATCGCTGAAGCGCGTGCGCCTTATGCTGATCTGACTCCACAAAATCTGGAAGAGCAGGCATTATATCTGGGTGGACGCGATCTGTACGAAAAGCTCATTAAAGGGTATACCGAAAAGCAATGGGGTCGACCGGCCACTGAGATCCCGGCATTTATCATCAAACGTCTGCCGTTCAGGTTCACTTTCGACAACAACTACTTTAATGACCGTTATCAGGGGATCCCTATCGGCGGTTACAATGCCCTGACTGATGCTTTGTTTGAAGGTGTGGAAGTCAGAACTGGCGTGAACTACTTTGAAGATGCTGAAAACCTCAACAAGCTGGCAGATAAAGTGCTGTATACAGGTAAAATTGATGAGTTCTTTGGTTGTCAGTTTGGCAAGTTAGAATATCGCAGCCTGCATTTTGAAACGCAAGTGCTGGATGAGGAAAACTATCAGGGCAATGCTGTGGTGAACTACACAGAGCGCGATGTGCCTTATACGCGTATTCTGGAGCATAAGCATTTTGAATTTGGAACACAGGAAAAAACCGTTGTTACTAAAGAATACCCGCATGAGTTTAGTAAAGACAACGAACCTTATTACCCCATTAACGACGAAACCAATAATGCGCTGTTAGCACGCTATCAGGAGTTGGCAAAAACAGCCCCTTACGCTGATAAGTTTATTTTTGGTGGTCGTCTTGCCGACTACAAATACTATGATATGGACGACACCATAGAAGCAGCACTGGCATTAACCGGCAAGGAATTGGCATAA
- a CDS encoding DUF2809 domain-containing protein, giving the protein MASMVVIRRSLILYPGLALVTILLGLLSRSSLIELPRLLSLYAGDTLWAMMVFWLCCCVRPAVRTTVVALLAVGFAFSIEFSQLYQAQWLNDIRHTRLGALVLGFGFKVSDLACYALGILMAAGMDKCILDRQRSGIQSMR; this is encoded by the coding sequence ATGGCATCTATGGTTGTTATCAGACGTAGTCTTATTTTGTATCCAGGCTTAGCCTTAGTCACGATATTGCTCGGCCTGCTCAGCAGGTCCTCGCTCATTGAGTTGCCCAGGCTGCTCTCTCTGTATGCCGGTGATACCTTGTGGGCAATGATGGTTTTCTGGCTATGTTGCTGCGTGAGGCCAGCTGTACGCACCACTGTGGTTGCTTTGCTGGCTGTTGGGTTTGCCTTTTCGATTGAATTTTCTCAGCTATATCAGGCGCAGTGGCTTAACGATATCCGTCATACACGCCTCGGCGCACTGGTGCTGGGCTTTGGCTTTAAAGTCAGTGATCTGGCGTGTTATGCGCTGGGGATCCTGATGGCAGCTGGTATGGATAAATGCATCCTTGATCGTCAAAGGTCAGGCATACAAAGTATGCGTTAA
- a CDS encoding cellulase family glycosylhydrolase: MNLKHLVAISLTTGLAVSQAHAASCQGVNTYPDWTQTDWQGNPSHANTNDKMQHQGKLYRANWWTRSEPGSSSAWQYLGRCDTRSPITPVERYGKLSVCGTGLCSEQQQQIQLRGMSSHGLQWYGLNKCLTGASLDVLAQDWQADIVRLSLYVQEGGYETDPAGFTQQMNTLIDMASQRGLYVLVDWHQLNPGDPNYNLDLAKQFFTDIVTANKNRNNVIYDIANEPNNVSWPEVRHYSEQIIPVIRAIQPDALILIGTHGWSTFGASTGGSVQEVLNDPVPFDNIMYTFHFYAASHKDYHRSVLDQASDVLPVFVSEWGTQNYDGDGPNDPISSQKYIDLMKRKKISWTNWNYSDDFRSGAVWKRSTCNTQNFVDSQLKEAGTWVKGWISEGR, encoded by the coding sequence ATGAATCTTAAGCACTTAGTCGCCATTTCACTCACAACCGGACTGGCAGTCAGTCAGGCTCATGCAGCAAGCTGTCAGGGGGTCAATACTTACCCCGACTGGACACAAACAGACTGGCAGGGCAATCCCAGCCACGCCAACACCAATGACAAAATGCAGCATCAGGGCAAACTTTATCGCGCAAACTGGTGGACCCGCTCAGAGCCTGGTAGCAGCTCAGCCTGGCAATATCTTGGCCGCTGCGATACCAGAAGTCCAATCACACCGGTTGAACGTTATGGTAAACTCAGCGTATGCGGCACCGGGCTGTGCAGTGAGCAACAACAACAAATCCAGCTACGGGGCATGAGCAGTCATGGCCTGCAATGGTACGGGCTGAACAAATGTTTAACGGGTGCATCACTGGATGTGCTGGCACAGGACTGGCAAGCCGATATTGTCCGCCTCAGCCTGTACGTGCAAGAAGGCGGTTATGAAACTGATCCAGCCGGATTTACCCAACAGATGAACACGCTCATCGACATGGCAAGCCAACGTGGATTATATGTCCTGGTAGACTGGCACCAACTTAACCCGGGCGACCCGAACTATAACCTGGACCTGGCTAAACAGTTCTTTACCGACATAGTCACTGCCAATAAAAACCGCAACAACGTGATTTACGACATCGCCAATGAGCCCAATAACGTCAGCTGGCCAGAAGTGCGTCATTACAGCGAGCAAATCATCCCGGTTATCCGGGCTATCCAGCCCGATGCATTGATCCTGATCGGCACCCATGGCTGGTCTACGTTTGGCGCATCTACTGGTGGCAGTGTGCAGGAGGTACTGAACGATCCGGTACCGTTCGACAACATCATGTACACTTTCCACTTCTACGCGGCATCACACAAAGACTATCACCGCTCTGTACTCGATCAGGCCTCTGATGTACTGCCCGTTTTTGTCAGTGAATGGGGCACTCAAAACTATGATGGCGATGGCCCGAATGATCCAATCAGCTCACAGAAATATATCGACCTGATGAAACGCAAAAAGATCAGCTGGACCAACTGGAACTATTCCGACGATTTCCGCAGCGGAGCAGTTTGGAAACGCAGTACCTGTAACACTCAGAACTTTGTCGACAGCCAGCTCAAAGAGGCCGGCACCTGGGTCAAAGGCTGGATCAGCGAAGGCAGATAA